The following proteins come from a genomic window of Natronosalvus vescus:
- a CDS encoding S8 family serine peptidase, producing the protein MTRNTDTNTDTNTDVSNRRRFLQLVGATGVGALAGSGTVAATLDLETDVLQEALVVFDSTDDIELLAGLDLVEGFLGFDHLPIGYALFTGTQLETVAGWDEVRRISPNDELEWEHDDARPDTRAKDVQEGTGLEIPYTGENAHVAVIDTGIDGAHPDLQDNIEANWHWAGDPLAEEGDLWIDAGLVNTDDVGHGTHCAGSVGADGSASDGEYKGMAPDVTLTSYSANASLTVLKAVSAYDHLLRLQHSGEHHIHVASNSYGAGPGDFDPYDPLNVATWYATEAGVLVTYSAGNDGPEDDTLGQRKQAPYTLSVAATHADQSVTDFSSRGAADGNHDRQQALENVVDLYSGVPEDELGPLELNRPAVAAKGADVMSTLNPVQPLWVLGSDDELWYGLLSGTSMSNPVAAGCAALVIDAYIENHGVAPDPIDVITTLEATADADATAGLEDPVGTAEYTATNVGAGYVDALEAVKAAESGELLGFD; encoded by the coding sequence ATGACACGAAACACCGACACCAACACCGACACCAACACCGACGTATCGAACAGACGACGATTCCTCCAGCTCGTTGGCGCTACCGGCGTCGGCGCACTCGCGGGATCGGGAACGGTCGCGGCCACCCTGGATCTCGAGACCGATGTTCTCCAGGAAGCGCTGGTCGTCTTCGACTCGACCGACGACATCGAGTTACTCGCCGGCCTCGACCTCGTGGAAGGGTTCCTCGGCTTCGACCACCTTCCCATCGGTTACGCCCTGTTCACCGGCACACAGCTCGAGACAGTCGCCGGCTGGGACGAGGTGCGACGCATCTCCCCTAACGACGAACTCGAGTGGGAACACGACGATGCCCGCCCCGATACGCGAGCGAAAGACGTACAAGAAGGAACGGGGCTCGAAATCCCCTACACCGGCGAGAACGCGCACGTCGCCGTCATCGACACCGGCATCGACGGCGCACACCCCGACCTTCAGGACAACATCGAGGCCAACTGGCACTGGGCCGGCGATCCACTCGCTGAGGAGGGCGACCTCTGGATCGACGCTGGCCTCGTGAACACAGACGACGTCGGACACGGCACCCACTGTGCCGGCAGCGTCGGTGCCGACGGCTCCGCCAGCGATGGCGAGTACAAGGGGATGGCTCCGGACGTCACGTTGACGTCGTACTCCGCCAACGCCTCGCTGACGGTGCTGAAAGCCGTCTCGGCCTACGACCACCTGCTCCGACTCCAGCACTCGGGTGAACACCACATTCACGTCGCTTCGAACTCCTACGGCGCTGGACCGGGCGACTTCGATCCGTACGACCCCCTCAACGTCGCCACCTGGTACGCAACCGAGGCCGGCGTCCTCGTCACGTACTCTGCAGGCAACGACGGCCCCGAAGACGACACGCTCGGCCAGCGAAAGCAGGCACCGTATACGCTGAGCGTCGCGGCGACCCACGCCGATCAGTCGGTTACGGACTTCTCCTCTCGCGGGGCTGCAGACGGCAACCACGATCGGCAACAGGCACTCGAAAACGTGGTCGACCTGTACAGTGGCGTGCCCGAGGACGAACTCGGCCCGCTCGAGCTGAATCGGCCTGCGGTCGCCGCGAAAGGTGCTGACGTGATGAGTACACTCAATCCCGTCCAGCCCCTGTGGGTGCTGGGTTCGGACGACGAACTCTGGTACGGCCTCCTCTCGGGGACGAGCATGTCCAACCCGGTCGCCGCCGGCTGTGCTGCCCTCGTCATCGACGCCTACATCGAGAACCACGGCGTTGCACCCGACCCGATCGACGTGATCACCACGCTCGAGGCGACGGCGGACGCCGACGCAACGGCCGGCCTCGAGGATCCCGTGGGAACGGCCGAGTATACGGCCACGAACGTCGGTGCAGGGTACGTCGACGCGCTCGAGGCGGTGAAGGCCGCCGAGTCCGGAGAGCTGCTCGGCTTCGACTGA